The proteins below come from a single Bryobacter aggregatus MPL3 genomic window:
- a CDS encoding sigma-54-dependent transcriptional regulator, with protein MPISAPLLLVEDDTSVRNTLLTFLDLEGYKVEAVSSTRAAMEKLLHAAYPIVISDIYLDERTGLDVLRAAKEASSECRVILMSARGSMETVMAATRGGAFEYLAKPFELDELLNAIQKAELEIEGAANQDRETDIDDLPETEMIGSSTKMIEIYKTLSQVAPTDATVLITGETGTGKELVARMIHTNSKRVIGPFVPVDCGGIAPSLLESELFGAMKGSYTGADRDRVGVFEAANKGTVFLDEIGEIDPAFQLKLLRFLQEREIRPVGSNRAKTVDVRVVAATNRDLQKMVEEGKFREDLWFRLNVVRIPLPSLRDRRSDIALLSHFFLRKYNERYELNAILTASGQKALSEFAWPGNVRQLQHTVERLVILAPGGRIDAEAVEDALRDSDQEDTAVTESLRDTEREQILKVLEATSQNKSRAAKILGIERKTLYRKLERMGLL; from the coding sequence ATGCCAATCAGCGCACCACTATTGCTCGTTGAAGACGATACGAGCGTCCGGAATACACTTCTCACGTTTCTTGATCTGGAAGGCTACAAGGTGGAAGCCGTCTCAAGCACGCGTGCGGCCATGGAGAAGCTGCTGCATGCGGCCTATCCGATTGTGATCAGCGATATCTATCTGGACGAGCGGACTGGGCTCGACGTGCTGCGTGCGGCCAAGGAAGCAAGCAGCGAGTGCCGCGTGATCCTGATGAGCGCGCGCGGGAGCATGGAGACCGTGATGGCCGCTACTCGCGGCGGCGCCTTTGAGTATTTGGCGAAGCCGTTTGAACTGGATGAGTTACTGAACGCAATCCAGAAGGCGGAACTTGAAATCGAGGGAGCGGCGAATCAGGATCGGGAGACCGATATCGATGATTTGCCCGAGACCGAGATGATCGGTAGCTCGACCAAGATGATCGAGATCTATAAGACACTCAGCCAGGTGGCGCCGACCGATGCGACGGTGTTGATCACGGGCGAGACCGGAACCGGGAAGGAACTGGTGGCGCGCATGATCCATACGAATTCGAAGCGTGTGATCGGTCCCTTTGTTCCGGTGGACTGTGGCGGCATTGCGCCGTCGCTGCTCGAGAGCGAGTTGTTTGGCGCGATGAAGGGGAGCTATACGGGAGCCGATCGCGACCGCGTGGGTGTGTTTGAGGCAGCCAATAAGGGCACTGTATTTCTTGATGAAATCGGTGAGATTGACCCGGCTTTCCAATTGAAGTTATTACGTTTTCTGCAAGAGCGGGAGATCCGGCCAGTGGGCTCGAACCGGGCGAAGACCGTCGATGTGCGGGTGGTTGCGGCGACCAATCGCGACCTGCAGAAGATGGTGGAGGAAGGGAAGTTTCGCGAAGACCTCTGGTTCCGCCTGAACGTCGTGCGGATTCCATTGCCTTCGCTGCGGGATCGGCGGAGCGATATCGCGCTGCTGTCGCACTTCTTTCTACGGAAGTACAACGAGCGCTACGAACTGAATGCCATCTTGACCGCGAGCGGGCAAAAGGCGCTCAGCGAGTTTGCCTGGCCGGGCAATGTGCGGCAGTTGCAGCATACGGTGGAACGCTTGGTGATTCTGGCGCCGGGTGGGCGCATTGACGCTGAAGCAGTGGAGGATGCACTGCGCGATTCCGACCAGGAAGATACTGCTGTGACGGAGAGCCTGCGCGATACTGAGCGGGAACAGATTCTGAAGGTGCTCGAAGCAACCAGCCAGAACAAGAGCCGCGCGGCAAAGATTCTGGGCATCGAACGCAAGACGCTGTATCGCAAGCTGGAGCGGATGGGCCTGCTTTAG